The window GGCGCAAGGCTTCCGCGGCCTGCGCGGAGGTCTGGATGTCGGTGACGCCGGCCGCGTGCAGCGTCGCGCCCGTGCTGAGGATGATGAAGAAGGCGATCAGGTTCGAGAACGTCATGCCGATCAGCGTGTCGATCTTGATGCTTCGCAGGTGACGTCGCACGTCGCCGGGGGTGGGCGGACCGCGGCCGCCGGTGTCCTCCATCTCCTGCGCGGCCTGCCAGAAGAACAGGTAGGGGCTGATGGTGGTGCCGAAGACCGCCACCACCATCAGCAGCATGTCGTGGTTGAACGCGAGTTGCGGCCGGAACACGGCACCGGCGACCGCCCCCCAGTGCAGATGCACGGTGAAGACCACCGCCACATACGACAACAGCGCCAGCGTCAGCCATTTCAGCCAGCGCACATAGGTGTGGTAGGGCAGGAAGACCTGTAGCACCAGCGACAGGAGGCCGAAGGTGACGGCATACACATGCCTTGATCCGCCCGCCAGCAGGCGCAGCGCTTCGGCCATGGCGGCGATGTCGGCCGCGACGTTGAGCGTGTTGGCCACCAGCAGCATGCCGACCACGACCAGCAGTACCCAGCGCGGAAAGCTCGACTTGATGTTGGCCGCCAGCCCCTGCCGGGTGACGTAGCCGATGCGGGCGCTGACGATCTGAATGGCCACCATCAGCGGCAAGGTGAAGACCACTGTCCACAGCATCGAGAAGCCAAACTGGGCGCCCGCCTGGGAATAGGTGGCGATGCCGCTGGGGTCATCGTCGGCCGCGCCGGTGATGAGGCCGGGCCCGATCTGGCGCAGCCCCTTGAAAACACGCGTCGTCGCACTCTCCTGCTTGCGCTCGGCTGTCATCGATGCTCCTTCGGGTGCCATGCGGCAGCTGCATGATAGCGGCAGCCCGTCGCCGCTTCGTTTGCGGAGTCCGGTCGGGACAAGGCATGATCCAACGCAAGTCCACGCGCGCGCACGGGACTAGACTGCGTCTTTGTACCTCCGAGGATGCCTTTGATGACCGCTTCGCCAGCCCTGTCGGAAACCACCTCGCGCCATGAAGACTTCGCGCTGCTCGACGCCTGGTGGCGCGCCGCCAACTACCTGTCCGTCGGCCAGATCTACCTGATGGACAACCCGCTGCTGCGCGAGCCGCTGACCCGCGCGCACATCAAGCCGCGCCTGCTCGGCCACTGGGGCACGACGCCCGGACTCAACTTCATCTACGCGCACATGAACCGCGCCATCCGGGCGCGCGACCTGGACACGATCTTCATCGCGGGACCA of the Rhodoferax koreense genome contains:
- a CDS encoding NRAMP family divalent metal transporter encodes the protein MTAERKQESATTRVFKGLRQIGPGLITGAADDDPSGIATYSQAGAQFGFSMLWTVVFTLPLMVAIQIVSARIGYVTRQGLAANIKSSFPRWVLLVVVGMLLVANTLNVAADIAAMAEALRLLAGGSRHVYAVTFGLLSLVLQVFLPYHTYVRWLKWLTLALLSYVAVVFTVHLHWGAVAGAVFRPQLAFNHDMLLMVVAVFGTTISPYLFFWQAAQEMEDTGGRGPPTPGDVRRHLRSIKIDTLIGMTFSNLIAFFIILSTGATLHAAGVTDIQTSAQAAEALRPVAGEFTFLIFSLGIIGTGLLAVPVLAGSAGYAVAEAAGWPGSLDARLDRGEGRGFYGVIAAATVGGVILCFTPVDPVKELFWSAVLNGVIAVPIMVVMMLLASRSSTMGANVIGPGLRWLGWLATGAMAATVAAMLVSL